Proteins encoded together in one Thermogemmatispora onikobensis window:
- a CDS encoding cobalamin-independent methionine synthase II family protein: protein MAYHSEVIGSLLRPPYLHQARQQLEEGAISAAEFKTIEDRAVDEAIALQEEAGIEVITDGEQRRYAFFGHLIEALDGFDKYGGWAIPFRDESGEELVMRRPVVVDRLRWRRNMCSEEWVYLRAHKKHAGKVTMISAQQAAAYYDPEKSKGAYPTLDAYLADIVDISRREVEELIRLGCTYIQIDAPQYAALLDPQIREGYRQRGNDPEKLIDRCIELDNAIIDGHPGITFGIHICRGNNQSKFYASGDYGPIARIFQKTHFQRFLLEYDDERSGGFEPLRHMPEDRFVVLGLVTTKKPQLESRDELRRRIEEAARYIPLERLALSPQCGFASTIEGNRLSLEDQRQKLELVASVAREVWG, encoded by the coding sequence ATGGCCTACCATAGCGAAGTTATCGGCAGCTTGCTACGTCCCCCCTATCTCCATCAGGCACGTCAACAGCTAGAGGAGGGAGCGATCAGCGCCGCTGAATTTAAGACGATTGAGGACCGGGCCGTCGATGAGGCGATCGCGCTGCAGGAGGAGGCCGGCATCGAGGTGATTACCGATGGAGAGCAGCGGCGCTATGCCTTCTTCGGCCATCTCATCGAGGCCCTCGATGGCTTTGATAAGTATGGCGGCTGGGCTATTCCTTTCCGCGATGAGAGCGGTGAGGAGTTAGTTATGCGCCGTCCGGTGGTGGTGGATCGCTTGCGCTGGCGTCGCAATATGTGCAGCGAAGAATGGGTCTATCTGCGTGCGCACAAGAAGCACGCGGGTAAGGTGACCATGATTAGCGCCCAGCAGGCGGCAGCCTACTACGATCCCGAGAAATCAAAGGGCGCTTACCCTACGCTCGATGCGTATCTCGCCGATATCGTGGATATCTCGCGCCGCGAAGTCGAGGAGCTGATCCGCCTGGGTTGTACTTATATCCAGATCGATGCCCCTCAGTACGCCGCTTTGCTCGATCCGCAGATCCGCGAGGGCTATCGTCAGCGTGGCAACGATCCTGAGAAGCTGATCGATCGCTGCATCGAGCTGGATAACGCTATCATCGACGGCCACCCGGGGATTACCTTCGGTATCCATATCTGCCGCGGCAACAATCAAAGCAAGTTTTATGCCAGCGGCGACTATGGACCGATCGCACGCATTTTCCAGAAGACGCATTTCCAGCGGTTCTTGCTGGAGTATGACGATGAGCGCTCGGGCGGCTTTGAGCCACTGCGCCACATGCCAGAGGACCGCTTCGTGGTCTTGGGCCTGGTGACAACCAAGAAGCCGCAGCTGGAGAGTCGCGATGAGCTGCGTCGGCGCATCGAGGAGGCGGCGCGCTATATCCCGTTGGAGCGCCTGGCACTTAGCCCACAGTGCGGCTTCGCTTCTACGATCGAGGGAAATCGTCTCTCATTGGAAGACCAGCGCCAGAAGCTGGAATTGGTGGCGAGCGTGGCCCGCGAGGTCTGGGGCTAA
- a CDS encoding response regulator transcription factor: MAWQQWREQWFRLPLLPCHGGRRYIMASFGATILVVEDEPELAGALERSLVAHGYQVLSTGSGEEALALFARIHPDLVLLDLLLPDVSGLEVCRRIRVVSATPIIVLSVKNSEHDKVEALDLGADDYVAKPFGIAEVLARIRVALRRVERQHGDATEGQVRIGPLVVDLGSHRVLLNGHDIALTPTEYELLRIFVTHRGKLLTRQMLLQMLWGAASHDRMHSLHVYVAQLRQKIEPRPNEPRLILTIPGVGYRFSDEVEAARELDS; the protein is encoded by the coding sequence ATGGCATGGCAGCAGTGGAGAGAGCAGTGGTTTCGCCTGCCTCTGCTGCCTTGCCACGGCGGGAGGCGCTATATCATGGCGAGCTTTGGGGCCACTATTCTGGTGGTCGAGGATGAGCCGGAACTGGCCGGCGCTCTGGAGCGCAGCCTGGTTGCTCACGGCTACCAGGTTCTGAGTACCGGCAGCGGTGAGGAAGCGCTGGCGCTGTTCGCTCGCATTCATCCTGACCTCGTGCTGCTCGATTTGCTGTTGCCCGACGTGAGTGGCCTGGAGGTCTGTCGACGTATCAGAGTCGTTTCGGCGACGCCGATTATCGTGCTCTCGGTGAAAAATAGCGAGCACGACAAGGTGGAGGCCCTGGATTTGGGAGCCGACGACTATGTGGCCAAGCCCTTCGGAATCGCTGAGGTGCTGGCCCGTATCCGCGTGGCTTTGCGCCGGGTGGAGCGACAACACGGAGACGCCACGGAGGGACAGGTACGTATCGGGCCTCTGGTGGTCGACCTGGGAAGTCATCGTGTTCTGCTCAATGGGCACGATATAGCCCTGACCCCTACCGAGTATGAGCTATTGAGGATCTTTGTGACACATCGTGGTAAGCTGCTGACCCGCCAGATGCTCCTGCAAATGCTCTGGGGTGCCGCCTCGCATGATCGTATGCACAGCCTCCATGTCTATGTGGCACAGCTCCGCCAGAAGATCGAGCCTCGTCCCAATGAGCCACGCTTGATCCTGACTATTCCTGGGGTGGGCTACCGCTTCAGCGACGAGGTCGAGGCTGCTCGCGAGCTTGATTCTTGA
- a CDS encoding universal stress protein → MTRRWLLPFSWEVNVEAIDAIVRLAALEGASLIALSLLPGTMIHSPQRLRAEYWQQSQDFLEVVRWKRQRYGVQGEAYELVSEDPGQSIVSFAYEFACDRVLVIRRRYGDALLPASQVQRLLRERLVPLMLLYWPEQSADLSLVQRLRSWLQTHRPKPLARLGSAR, encoded by the coding sequence ATGACTCGACGCTGGCTCCTCCCTTTTAGCTGGGAGGTCAATGTAGAGGCAATCGATGCCATCGTGCGTCTCGCCGCGCTGGAGGGCGCAAGCTTGATCGCGCTCTCTTTGCTGCCAGGCACGATGATACACTCACCCCAGCGCCTGCGCGCTGAGTATTGGCAGCAATCGCAGGATTTTCTGGAGGTGGTGCGCTGGAAGCGCCAGCGCTACGGGGTCCAGGGCGAAGCCTACGAGCTAGTGAGTGAGGACCCCGGACAAAGCATTGTGAGCTTTGCTTACGAGTTCGCCTGTGATCGGGTGCTTGTCATTCGCCGCCGGTATGGCGATGCGTTGTTGCCCGCTTCACAGGTCCAGCGACTTTTGCGCGAGCGCCTGGTGCCCCTGATGCTTTTGTATTGGCCGGAGCAGTCCGCCGATCTCTCGCTTGTGCAACGGCTCCGCTCCTGGCTGCAAACCCACAGGCCCAAACCGCTGGCGCGCCTTGGTAGCGCTCGTTGA
- a CDS encoding response regulator transcription factor, translated as MKSGNIVIATGDAFLGPLLQRALQAQGYETVLCTRAAAALALLAARRPVLLIVDQALSDDTGWGLLRQARAHDLLAPHLTDQGDSCLPVILLSANPLQTRPSPELRPFACLPRICPLGAVLRLVAQAYGLKKQERGEEGQAGQSAPTHEVRLPGEEKLYA; from the coding sequence ATGAAATCAGGGAATATCGTGATTGCGACAGGTGATGCATTCCTCGGCCCGCTGTTGCAGCGGGCGCTGCAGGCTCAGGGCTATGAGACCGTACTGTGCACTCGCGCGGCGGCAGCTCTGGCTCTGCTGGCTGCACGAAGGCCCGTTTTGCTGATTGTCGATCAGGCTTTGAGCGACGATACTGGCTGGGGTCTGCTCCGTCAAGCCCGCGCGCATGACCTGCTCGCTCCACACCTTACGGATCAGGGCGACTCCTGTCTCCCTGTCATCCTGTTGTCTGCTAATCCTCTCCAGACGCGGCCTAGCCCCGAGTTGCGTCCGTTCGCTTGCCTGCCCCGTATCTGCCCACTCGGCGCCGTGCTGCGGCTGGTAGCACAGGCTTATGGCCTGAAAAAGCAGGAAAGGGGAGAGGAGGGACAGGCCGGCCAGAGTGCCCCAACTCACGAGGTAAGGCTTCCAGGAGAGGAGAAGCTCTATGCTTGA
- the kdpF gene encoding K(+)-transporting ATPase subunit F, translating to MNTPLEYLLTGLSALLLLIYLVIALLKPERF from the coding sequence ATGAATACACCTCTGGAATACCTGCTGACTGGTTTGAGTGCCCTGCTGCTGTTGATCTACCTGGTCATCGCTCTACTGAAGCCGGAACGCTTCTAA
- the kdpA gene encoding potassium-transporting ATPase subunit KdpA yields MSITLNSLLQIALFVALVLALTKPLGLYMTRVFNGERTWLSPVFAPLERFIYRASGIDPQREQRWTGYVIAMLAFNLAGMLLLYGLERTQQWLPLNPAHLGPVEPQLAFNTAASFTTNTNWQNYAGEQTMSYLTQMAGLAYHNFVSAATGMALAVALVRSLARRSAEQLGNFWVDLTRATLYILLPICLVGALVLVSQGVVQNFNAYTVVHTLDGGLQVIAQGPVASQEIIKELGTNGGGFFNANSAHPYENPTALTNLIEMLAIIGIGAGMFYMFGRMVGDTRQGWALWAASAIIFILALAVALPAEQGGNPLLAHLGVNQQASALQPGGNMEGKEVRFGITDSVLFTVTTTATSCGAVNSFLDSYTPLGGMIPLANIALGEVIFGGVGSGLYGMLMFAILTVFIAGLMVGRTPEYLGKKIERKEVMMAALALLIGPATILGFAALASVLPQGLASLTTNAGPHGLSEILYLYTSSNGNNGSAFAGLAGNTPFYNWTGAFAMLIGRFAFLIPVLAFGGSLVGKRVVPAGPGTFPTTGPLFVSLLVGVILIVGALTYFPAYALGPIVEHLLMLAGRTF; encoded by the coding sequence ATGTCCATTACGCTCAATAGCCTTCTACAGATTGCTCTCTTTGTAGCACTTGTTTTGGCGCTCACGAAGCCGCTTGGCCTCTATATGACTAGGGTCTTCAACGGTGAGCGCACCTGGCTGTCGCCGGTCTTTGCTCCGTTAGAGCGCTTCATCTACCGCGCCAGCGGTATTGATCCCCAGCGGGAGCAACGCTGGACCGGCTATGTGATCGCCATGCTGGCCTTTAATCTGGCTGGCATGCTCCTGCTCTATGGGCTGGAGCGCACGCAACAATGGCTGCCGCTCAATCCGGCGCATCTGGGGCCGGTGGAGCCGCAGCTGGCGTTCAATACAGCTGCCAGCTTTACGACCAACACAAACTGGCAGAATTACGCCGGCGAGCAGACCATGAGTTACCTGACTCAGATGGCTGGCCTGGCTTACCATAACTTTGTCTCGGCGGCCACTGGCATGGCTTTGGCTGTGGCCCTGGTGCGTAGCCTGGCACGCCGCAGCGCCGAGCAGCTTGGCAATTTCTGGGTCGATCTGACGCGTGCTACCCTCTATATCCTGCTGCCGATCTGCCTGGTCGGGGCCCTGGTATTGGTTTCGCAGGGCGTGGTCCAGAATTTCAATGCTTACACGGTCGTCCATACCCTCGATGGCGGCCTGCAGGTCATTGCTCAGGGACCGGTCGCTTCCCAGGAGATCATCAAGGAGCTGGGCACGAACGGGGGCGGTTTCTTCAACGCTAATTCTGCCCACCCTTATGAGAATCCAACCGCTCTGACTAACCTGATCGAGATGCTGGCCATCATTGGCATCGGCGCCGGCATGTTTTACATGTTCGGGCGCATGGTCGGCGACACCCGGCAAGGCTGGGCTTTGTGGGCGGCTTCGGCCATCATCTTCATTCTGGCCCTGGCCGTAGCCCTACCCGCCGAGCAGGGCGGCAACCCTCTGCTAGCGCATCTGGGGGTCAACCAGCAGGCTTCCGCTCTGCAGCCCGGCGGCAACATGGAGGGCAAGGAGGTGCGCTTCGGCATTACAGACTCCGTGCTCTTTACGGTAACGACGACGGCTACTTCCTGCGGCGCGGTCAATAGCTTTCTCGATAGCTATACGCCACTCGGCGGCATGATCCCGCTGGCCAATATCGCCCTGGGCGAGGTGATCTTCGGCGGCGTCGGCTCCGGTCTCTATGGCATGCTGATGTTTGCCATTCTGACGGTCTTCATCGCCGGGCTGATGGTGGGACGCACACCCGAGTATCTCGGCAAGAAGATCGAGCGTAAGGAGGTCATGATGGCTGCCCTGGCGCTGCTGATTGGCCCGGCTACGATTCTGGGCTTCGCCGCTCTGGCCAGTGTCTTGCCCCAGGGCCTGGCATCGCTGACGACTAATGCCGGTCCGCACGGCCTCTCGGAAATCCTCTATCTGTATACCTCTTCGAATGGCAACAACGGGTCGGCCTTCGCCGGCCTGGCTGGCAATACGCCTTTCTACAATTGGACCGGGGCTTTTGCTATGCTGATCGGGCGTTTCGCCTTCTTGATCCCTGTTCTGGCCTTTGGCGGCTCGCTTGTCGGGAAGCGCGTGGTGCCCGCTGGACCAGGAACCTTCCCAACGACGGGACCGCTCTTTGTCTCGCTGCTGGTAGGGGTCATCCTGATCGTGGGTGCCTTAACCTACTTCCCGGCCTATGCCCTCGGACCCATTGTTGAACACTTGCTGATGCTGGCAGGAAGGACCTTCTGA
- the kdpB gene encoding potassium-transporting ATPase subunit KdpB produces the protein MSSHTLEVRPWKTRRKGAVSSFDPQIVRRALLEAFRKLDPRWQIKNPVMFVVEVGSLITTIEFVRLLLTTPGPAFPAERLHNETLFVLAVSLWLWFTVLFANFAEAMAEGRGKAQAETLRRARTTTTAKRLRRPERSAPWEEVPAPALRKGDYVLVEAGDVIPGDGEVVEGVAAVDESAITGESAPVIRESGGDRSAVTGGTRVLSDWIVVRIGANPGETFLDRMITLVEGAQRQKTPNEIALNILLASLTIIFLLVVVSLEPFAIYSGSPVSIATLIALLVCLIPTTIGGLLSAIGIAGMDRLVQRNVLAMSGRAVEAAGDVDVLLLDKTGTITLGNRQATRFLPMPGVDEQTLARAALLASLADETPEGRSIVTLARERFGVEEDNSLQQHQTSRFVPFSATTRMSGLDLLADAYARVVGTASITSADKEADPPQRTIRKGAADAILAYVQAHGGDDGHSELLQRTVDEVARAGSTPLVVAETWRTGQDHQEQARVLGVIELKDIVKGGMRERFEQLRRMGIRTIMITGDNPLTAAAIAREAGVDDFLAQATPETKLKLIREQQAGGRMVAMTGDGTNDAPALAQADVGVAMNSGTQAAKEAANMVDLDSNPTKLIEIVEIGKQLLITRGALTTFSIANDVAKYFAIIPAAFSATYPELNALNIMGLATPHSAVLSAVIFNALIIIALIPLALRGVKYRPIGAGPLLRRNLLIYGLGGIVAPFVGIKLIDLLLSLLHLTL, from the coding sequence ATGAGCAGCCACACACTGGAAGTGCGACCGTGGAAGACACGGCGCAAAGGCGCGGTGTCTTCCTTTGATCCGCAGATCGTGCGTCGCGCCTTATTGGAGGCATTCCGCAAGCTTGATCCGCGCTGGCAGATCAAGAATCCGGTGATGTTTGTAGTAGAGGTCGGCAGCCTGATCACGACGATTGAGTTTGTGCGTCTGCTATTGACCACTCCCGGGCCGGCCTTCCCTGCCGAACGCCTGCATAACGAGACGCTTTTTGTGCTGGCCGTCAGCCTCTGGCTCTGGTTTACGGTGCTCTTCGCCAACTTTGCTGAGGCGATGGCCGAAGGACGGGGCAAGGCTCAGGCCGAGACGCTACGTCGCGCGCGTACGACGACGACGGCCAAGCGCCTGCGTCGTCCCGAGCGCTCAGCCCCTTGGGAGGAGGTGCCCGCGCCTGCGCTGCGCAAGGGCGATTATGTGCTGGTGGAGGCCGGCGATGTCATTCCCGGCGATGGCGAGGTCGTCGAGGGGGTGGCAGCGGTCGATGAGTCGGCGATCACCGGCGAGTCCGCCCCGGTTATCCGCGAGAGCGGCGGCGACCGCAGCGCCGTGACCGGCGGGACGCGCGTGCTCTCGGACTGGATCGTCGTGCGTATCGGGGCCAACCCCGGCGAGACCTTCCTCGATCGGATGATCACCCTGGTCGAAGGGGCCCAGCGCCAGAAGACGCCTAATGAGATCGCTCTTAATATTCTGCTCGCCAGCCTGACGATCATCTTTCTGCTGGTCGTGGTCTCGCTGGAGCCGTTCGCCATCTACTCGGGGAGTCCGGTCTCGATTGCGACCTTGATCGCCTTGCTGGTCTGCTTGATCCCCACGACAATCGGTGGTTTGCTCTCCGCCATCGGGATCGCCGGCATGGATCGCCTGGTTCAGCGCAATGTGCTGGCTATGAGCGGGCGCGCCGTGGAGGCCGCCGGCGATGTCGACGTGCTCCTGCTCGATAAGACAGGGACTATTACCCTGGGTAATCGCCAGGCGACGCGCTTTCTGCCTATGCCCGGCGTCGACGAGCAGACCCTGGCCCGCGCCGCCTTGCTGGCCAGTCTGGCCGACGAGACACCCGAGGGCCGCTCGATTGTGACCCTGGCCCGCGAGCGCTTCGGAGTCGAGGAGGATAATAGCCTCCAGCAGCATCAGACCAGCCGCTTTGTGCCTTTCTCGGCCACGACACGCATGAGCGGCCTCGACTTGCTGGCCGATGCCTATGCGAGAGTGGTGGGGACAGCCAGCATCACCAGCGCAGATAAGGAGGCAGATCCTCCGCAGCGCACGATCCGTAAGGGCGCCGCCGATGCTATTCTGGCCTATGTGCAGGCACACGGCGGCGATGACGGGCATAGTGAGCTGCTGCAGCGCACGGTCGATGAGGTCGCCCGCGCCGGCAGCACCCCGCTGGTGGTCGCTGAGACCTGGCGCACTGGCCAGGATCACCAGGAGCAGGCTCGCGTGCTGGGCGTGATCGAGCTGAAGGATATTGTCAAGGGCGGGATGCGCGAGCGCTTCGAGCAACTGCGCCGCATGGGCATTCGCACGATTATGATCACGGGCGATAACCCCCTGACCGCGGCAGCAATCGCTCGTGAGGCTGGCGTCGATGACTTTCTGGCCCAGGCTACCCCTGAGACGAAGCTGAAGTTGATCCGCGAGCAGCAGGCCGGCGGACGCATGGTCGCGATGACCGGCGATGGAACGAACGATGCCCCAGCTCTGGCTCAGGCTGATGTCGGCGTCGCCATGAACAGTGGTACCCAGGCCGCCAAAGAGGCCGCCAATATGGTCGATCTGGATTCGAATCCGACCAAGCTGATCGAGATCGTGGAGATCGGTAAGCAGCTGCTGATCACACGCGGGGCCCTGACAACCTTTAGCATCGCCAACGATGTGGCGAAGTACTTCGCCATTATCCCGGCGGCCTTCTCGGCCACCTACCCAGAGCTGAATGCCCTCAACATCATGGGTCTGGCCACCCCACACAGCGCGGTGCTCTCAGCAGTCATCTTTAATGCTTTGATCATTATCGCGCTGATCCCTCTGGCTCTGCGCGGCGTGAAATATCGTCCGATCGGAGCCGGGCCTCTGCTACGGCGTAATCTCTTGATCTATGGTCTGGGCGGCATCGTGGCCCCTTTCGTGGGTATCAAGCTCATCGATCTGCTGCTCTCACTGCTGCATCTGACACTCTAG
- the kdpC gene encoding potassium-transporting ATPase subunit KdpC produces MHLSWKFLAREYLRPALMLTLLLTILLGLLYPGVVTALAQLLFPDQANGSLRYSNGRLVGSELIGQYWTSPRYFHGRPSATLSDDGSKTQPYNAENSGASNLGPTNKALAQTVQQRIAELKRENPDAPPGPVPADLVTASGSGLDPDISVAAALYQVPRVAKARGLSQETVRQLVLNHVQGRFLGIFGEPHVNVLDLNLALDALQH; encoded by the coding sequence ATGCATCTCTCATGGAAGTTTCTTGCGCGTGAGTATCTCCGCCCGGCACTGATGCTGACGCTGCTCTTGACGATTCTGCTGGGCCTGCTCTATCCCGGGGTGGTCACCGCCCTGGCCCAGCTGCTCTTTCCTGATCAGGCCAACGGAAGCCTGCGCTACTCCAATGGCCGCCTGGTCGGCTCGGAGCTGATCGGACAGTACTGGACCTCGCCCCGCTACTTCCACGGACGCCCCTCGGCTACGCTCAGCGATGACGGCAGCAAGACCCAGCCCTATAACGCCGAGAATTCCGGCGCCTCTAACCTCGGGCCGACCAACAAGGCCCTGGCGCAGACCGTGCAGCAGCGTATCGCTGAGCTGAAACGTGAGAACCCCGATGCGCCACCGGGACCGGTGCCTGCCGACCTGGTGACAGCCTCCGGCTCGGGCCTGGACCCCGACATTTCGGTAGCCGCCGCTCTCTACCAGGTGCCGCGCGTGGCCAAGGCTCGCGGGCTGAGCCAGGAGACGGTGCGCCAGCTCGTGCTGAACCATGTGCAGGGGCGCTTTCTGGGTATCTTCGGCGAGCCACATGTGAATGTGCTCGACCTGAATCTGGCACTCGATGCCCTTCAGCATTAA
- a CDS encoding universal stress protein produces the protein MMSKQRARRETNDGRPSPEELLQCYGLRDEDLAGQQESQQGNRVAGGDQTPTPALAARSPRPSSSRRGRLRIYLAAAPGAGKTYAMLNEGHRRKSRGTDVVIGYVETHGRPRTAEQIGNLEIIPRKKLVYRSLTFEEMDLEAILARRPQVVLVDELAHTNVPGSRHEKRYQDVLELLEAGIDVVTTLNIQHLESLNDIVANITGVQVRETLPDWLLDQADEVELIDISPHALRQRMKHGNIYPRERIDAALNHFFREGNLTALRELALRRTAEKTEAQLQQYMASHKINKLWPACERILVGFDHRPHSRQVIRDAWRLAHSLQAQLIAVSVEPTGFAALTARLVRLLKHGRRLRAEEEAARRRLEEHAQLAEDLGAEVLHVRSRDIAQALATLAHERRITLIVLGLPARRRWEELLRGSLVNRLLRLSSNIDIHLVPRRPDSEAEDSPLSYV, from the coding sequence ATGATGAGCAAGCAGAGAGCCAGGCGCGAGACCAACGATGGGCGCCCTTCTCCCGAGGAACTGCTGCAGTGCTACGGCCTGCGCGACGAGGATCTGGCCGGGCAGCAGGAATCTCAGCAGGGAAACAGGGTAGCTGGCGGCGACCAGACCCCGACACCGGCACTAGCAGCGCGCTCTCCACGCCCCTCTTCGAGCCGTCGCGGGCGGCTGCGCATCTATCTGGCCGCCGCCCCAGGAGCGGGCAAAACGTACGCAATGCTCAATGAGGGCCACCGACGCAAGAGTCGCGGGACCGACGTGGTCATCGGCTATGTCGAGACCCACGGTCGCCCACGCACTGCCGAGCAGATTGGCAATTTGGAGATCATCCCTCGCAAGAAGCTCGTCTACCGCAGCCTGACCTTTGAAGAGATGGACCTGGAGGCTATCCTGGCCCGTCGCCCCCAGGTGGTGCTGGTCGACGAGCTGGCCCATACCAACGTCCCTGGCTCCAGGCATGAGAAGCGTTATCAGGACGTGTTAGAGCTGTTGGAGGCCGGTATCGATGTGGTGACCACCCTCAATATCCAGCACCTGGAGAGCCTCAACGATATCGTGGCCAACATCACTGGCGTACAGGTGCGCGAGACGCTGCCCGACTGGCTTCTTGACCAGGCCGACGAGGTCGAGTTGATCGATATCTCGCCCCACGCCCTGCGTCAGCGCATGAAACATGGTAATATCTACCCTCGTGAACGCATCGACGCCGCCCTCAATCACTTTTTCCGCGAGGGCAACCTCACGGCCCTGCGCGAGCTGGCGCTCCGGCGCACCGCCGAGAAGACCGAGGCCCAGCTGCAGCAATACATGGCCTCGCATAAGATCAACAAGCTCTGGCCCGCTTGCGAGCGCATCCTGGTCGGCTTCGATCACCGCCCTCACAGCCGCCAGGTCATCCGCGATGCCTGGCGCCTGGCCCACAGCCTTCAGGCCCAGCTGATTGCCGTCTCCGTTGAGCCAACCGGCTTCGCCGCTCTAACGGCGCGCCTGGTGCGCCTGCTCAAACATGGCCGCCGCTTGCGCGCCGAAGAGGAGGCCGCACGGCGCCGTCTTGAAGAGCACGCCCAGCTGGCCGAGGATCTCGGAGCCGAGGTGCTCCATGTGCGCAGCCGTGACATCGCCCAGGCGCTCGCTACTCTCGCCCACGAGCGCCGCATCACCCTGATCGTCCTGGGCCTCCCGGCACGCCGCCGCTGGGAGGAGCTGCTGCGCGGCTCGCTGGTTAATCGTCTGCTCCGCCTCAGTAGCAACATCGATATTCACCTCGTCCCGCGCCGCCCCGACAGCGAAGCGGAGGACTCCCCCCTATCCTATGTATAA
- the murD gene encoding UDP-N-acetylmuramoyl-L-alanine--D-glutamate ligase: MELRGKRVLVMGLGLQGSGVAAARYAAEQGAIVRVTDKKPAEVLAPSIRALEGLPIEFILGEHREEDFRWAEIVIRNPGIPRNSPYLQIAQAHGAQIEMELALFMLACPGQTIGVTGTRGKTTTTTLIYEILRAAGKPVIIGGNVAGVETLSLLPQVTPETLVVLEMSSWQLEGFEQHHISPSVAVMTNLYPDHLDTYASMEEYGAAKANIFRHQRPTDLAVFNYDNPWTRRFGEEAPGRTWFTSLERGGSFPRGSDELRPFTFRDTPLPGRHNLENVLLATTVAHLLEIPDEIIASTVRQFRGVEHRLQEVAIIDGVRYINDTTSTTPVAGRMALTAFNEPLILIAGGNSKHLPLEDWPAQIVARCRAVLLLQGSGTEELLPALRAEVARQGRPDPVQGIFDRFEEALDAAVALAHPGDVVLLSPGFTSFGMFQNEFERGRRFIAYVRALQERKGQQQ; encoded by the coding sequence ATGGAGCTACGCGGGAAACGTGTTTTGGTCATGGGACTGGGCTTGCAGGGCTCAGGCGTCGCCGCAGCCCGCTATGCCGCGGAGCAGGGCGCCATTGTGCGTGTCACCGATAAGAAGCCGGCAGAAGTACTGGCCCCCAGCATTCGCGCGCTGGAGGGTCTCCCTATTGAGTTTATCCTCGGCGAACATCGCGAAGAAGACTTCCGCTGGGCCGAGATCGTGATTCGCAATCCAGGTATTCCACGCAATTCTCCCTACCTGCAGATTGCTCAGGCCCACGGCGCCCAGATCGAGATGGAGCTGGCGCTCTTCATGCTCGCCTGCCCGGGACAGACCATCGGTGTCACCGGCACACGCGGCAAGACCACCACTACCACCCTCATTTACGAGATCCTGCGCGCCGCCGGTAAGCCCGTGATCATCGGCGGCAACGTCGCCGGGGTCGAAACACTCTCGCTGCTACCCCAGGTCACACCCGAAACCCTGGTGGTTCTGGAAATGTCAAGCTGGCAATTGGAGGGCTTCGAGCAACACCACATCAGTCCCTCCGTGGCCGTCATGACGAATCTCTACCCCGATCACCTCGACACGTATGCCAGTATGGAAGAATACGGCGCGGCTAAAGCCAACATTTTCCGCCACCAGCGCCCCACAGACCTGGCCGTCTTCAACTACGATAATCCCTGGACACGCCGCTTCGGCGAGGAGGCGCCAGGTCGTACCTGGTTCACTAGCCTGGAACGCGGCGGCAGCTTTCCCCGTGGCTCCGACGAGCTGCGGCCTTTTACCTTCCGCGATACCCCCCTGCCAGGGCGGCATAACCTGGAAAATGTGCTCCTGGCTACCACCGTCGCCCACCTGCTAGAGATTCCCGATGAGATCATCGCCAGCACCGTGCGCCAGTTTCGCGGCGTCGAGCACCGCCTGCAAGAGGTGGCCATCATCGATGGCGTACGCTATATCAACGATACGACCAGCACGACGCCCGTAGCCGGGCGGATGGCTCTGACAGCCTTCAATGAGCCACTGATCCTGATCGCCGGAGGCAATAGCAAACACCTGCCTCTGGAAGACTGGCCGGCCCAGATTGTGGCCCGCTGCCGCGCAGTGCTCTTGCTGCAGGGCAGCGGCACCGAGGAGCTGCTGCCCGCCCTGCGCGCAGAGGTCGCCAGGCAGGGACGCCCCGACCCGGTTCAGGGAATCTTCGACCGCTTCGAGGAGGCGCTCGATGCCGCTGTGGCTTTGGCCCACCCCGGCGACGTCGTCCTGCTCTCTCCAGGCTTCACCAGCTTCGGCATGTTTCAAAATGAGTTCGAGCGCGGTCGCCGCTTCATCGCCTACGTGCGCGCTTTGCAGGAGCGCAAAGGGCAGCAGCAATAG